A stretch of DNA from Deltaproteobacteria bacterium:
GAATTTTTGCGCAAGCTTAGTGAGCGCGAAAAAGGTAAACCCTATCGCTTGCCGACTGAAGCGGAGTGGGAATATGCGGCACGAGCGGGAACAGCCACGGCATATTGTTTTGGCGATGACCCAGAGCGACTGCCTGAATACGCGTGGTACGACAAAAATTCTGCAGGCACGACTCATCCGGTTGGCCAGCTTACACCCGATGCCTGGGGACTATACGACGTGCACGGCAATGTCTGGGAGTGGGTGCAAGATTGGTTTGTTGCTGACTACTACCAACTGCGTCCGAATCCAGACCGTGATCCGCGAGGACCAGATAAGGGAGATTATCGTCTCCTGCGCGGTGGTTCGTGGGATAGCGAGGCCGGGCCCGTACGCGTAGCCGGCCGCAGCTGGGTCGGGCCGGGCTACTGGAGTGCCAGCGTTGGATTTCGCTGTGCCCAGTAGTTTTTTGCTGTGCTGGATTCTGAGTTCTGCAATGCTGGATTCTGGGGTCCAGGGGCGAGAGCCCCTGGTCGCGTCGGAGGGCTCTACGCTATAATGGCCGCGCAACGAATCATTGCCCAGTAGAACTGGAGAACCTGAAGGAGCAGACTATGTCGTTGGTTCACATTTTGTTAATTTGCCTAGCGGCGTTGGCGACTGCGTATGTGGTGTATGGCAAATTGGTGGTCTCGCGCTTTTATAAGCTCGATTGTGATGTTGCCACTCCGGCGACCCTCTATGAAGATGGACAAGATTTTGTTCCGACCAGCCGTTTTTATCTGCTGGCGCAACACTTTTCGGCGATCTCGGCGGCAGGGCCGATCTTTGGTCCGATTATCGCCGGTCTGATGTTTGGCTGGTTACCGGCGCTGTTGTGGATTGTTTTTGGATGTATCTTCATCGGCGCGGTGCATGATTTCTCGACGTTGATTGGTTCCGTACGACACAAAGGGGCGTCGGTTGCCGAAGTCGTCCGTCTGCACATCGGCAACCGCGCCTTCTATCTGTTCCTGGGCTACATCTGGTTGTCGCTCGTGTATGTGTTGACCGCGTTCACTGATGTCACTGCCAGAGCGTTTACCAGCGACGTACCGATTCTTGGGGTAAACGGCGAGCAGATTGGGACGATTCTTGGCGCTGGCACTGCATCGAGTAGCGTCATGTACCTCGGGCTTGGGGTGCTCCTTGGTGCGCTCCTCAAGTTGGTGGAGTCTCGCACGCCGCAAGCGGAAGGGCAGGGGAATGGGAGTGGAGTGTTGCAGAATGGGCTGCTGATTATTGGATTGATCCTAGTCGGTGTGGTGATCTGGCTGGGACAAGTGCTGCCCCTGTCGCTGACTGGTTTTGCCAATCCGACACAGGTGTGGTCATACCTCATTCTGGCGTACTGTGGCATTGCCAGTATCTTACCTGTGTGGTTACTACTGCAGCCGCGTGGTTTTTTAGGAGGAGCGTTTCTCTATACGATCCTCATTGGCGGGCTCATTGGGCTCATCCTTGGTGGTGTACAAGGGACGCATGTGTTGCAGTATCCTGCATTTTTGGGATTCACTAACGAAAAGTTAGGACCACTCGTACCGTTTTTGTTTATTACCATTGCCTGTGGCGCGTGTAGTGGTTTCCACGGCATGGTGTCCAGCGGGACGACAAGCAAGCAGCTCAGTTGTGAATGCGATGCCTCTCTCGTCGGGTATGGTGGGATGCTCATGGAGGGGGTGGTAGCGTTGCTTGCGCTTGCCTGCGTGATGGTCCTTATTCCTAGTGGGCAAAGCGGAGGCCCTGATGCGGTCTTTGCTACTGGTATCGGCAAGTTTCTCAGCTCGCTCGGTATTCCACTCTCATTTGCTGTGAGCTTCGGCATGCTGGCGTTTGCAACGTTCGTGTTTGATACGATCGATGTGACGACGCGTCTCGGTCGATACCTGTTGCAAGAACTGTTTGGCTGGAAAAGCTTGGCAGGCAAGACTGTGGCAACGCTTCTGACCCTGGCTGTTCCGGCAATCCTCTTAGGGTTGACGATGATTGGTCCTGACGGCAAACCCATCCCTGCTTATCTGTCGATCTGGCCGGTGTTTGGTGCGAGTAACCAATTGTTAGCAGCGTTGAGCTTGCTTGGCTTGTTTATTTGGTTGATTCGTCATGAGCGGCAACAGAAGGCGATCTTCTTAGTCGGCATTCCCATGGCTTTCATGATGACCATGACATTATGGTCACTGGCAATCGTCATCCAACGCTGGTTGACCGGCATTGGTGCTGCGACTCGTACCGTTGTCGACCCGATTGGCATTGCCTCTGTGTGTCTTTTGGTGTTGGCGGTTGGCCTGATTACAGAGGGCGTTGCCGTGTTGCGTAAGCCGCTTGCGGTTTCGACTGAGGCTGAACCCGGGCTGGTTCGCTAAGCGGCGGTCTGTGTACGAAGGCTAGGGTTATTGCGAGCTTCTTTCAACGAGTTCAGGACAGGCTACGTAAAGCCGCTCTCATCTAACCGATCTCTTCTTTCCTGCTGAACGCTGCTGTGATCGTTCACTCGTCCTATCCGTTCTTTACCCTGTTGGCTTGTCAAAAAGTAGTTCTTCTTTTTCTCCCCTTTGGGAGATCTTGGCCTTGCTTTTTCTCTCTCTTCTAGTAACTTACGGCCTCACAGTCCTAAAACCGGGGGATGTCCTGTACTGATCTCCTCCTCTCTCGGTTTTGTTGAGCTCTGTTCGTATCCAAGAGGAAGGAGCCGGGGCATGGGGCATTGGGCATGGACGTTGGGGCAAGGGCAGAAGGGACAGGGGCGAAACAACTCAATCTGGCCGGGGTTGTTAGCGTTCATTGTCTTGTACGGCGCAGCTCTACTGTTACCGGCGGCTGCTGCAGCACAAGGCACGCAGACTTTCATAAAAAGCTTGTTCAATACGCCAACGAATCGTCAAACTGGCGACTCGGTCGTCTATCGTTTCGCGATTTCCTGTAGCAGCTTATCTGGGAGTTGCGGCAGTTTGTCAATTAGTGACATGCTCCCAACGCAAGTGGAAGTCGTCGATTGCACTGGCCCCAACGTGACTCCGCCGATCAATTATAATTGTCCTGCCGGTGGTAGTAGTATTACCATCACCCGCTCTGTCTTCAACGATGGCGATAGTTTTCTTATTACTCTCAATACCCGCGTGCGCTTGGATGCCGTAGCAGCAACTAATGTTATTAATACCGCGTCGAGCACGATTACCAATCCGTCAACTCCAGCTAATGGTACGGTCAACTCCAGTGCTAGTCCGATCAATATCCAAGCCGGGACTCCGAACTACGAGTTACGCAAGCAACGCATCGATCCAGCGCCACCACTGAGGATCGCGGCGGGTACGCAGGTCAGCTATCGGGTCCAACTGTGCTCACTTTCTGCCATCGGCAACGTGAATCTGAGCGCGGCCTCACTCTCTGATGCATTTTTCGCTGGAGCATCCTTTGTTACTGCGTCAGGCAGCGGAACGAACAGCAACCCGATTACCTGGAATTTAGGCCCAATCGATCTTGCTACCTTGTATGCCGGACAACCGTTAAACTCGGTGCAGTGCATAAGTCGGACGTTTACCATTGCCTATCCTAGCGGATTGGCGAACAATACACCCGTTAATAACACTCTCGATGGGTCGATTTACACCGGTTGGTGGGAGTCCCACTGATCTAACGCAAGTCGTGCTTAGTGATCTGATTGGCCCTCCCACTGGCGGTGCCAATCTCAGCAAATCCGGCCCGGACCTCTTTCCTCCCGGCCAGTTGGTGTGGTCGCTCGGGGTGAATAACAACAACTCGAACGTGCCGCTCGATAACTTCGAGGTAATCGATGAGTTGCCTATACCCGATGGGATGGCTACTCCTCCCCGTTCTGGCCCCTTCGATGTTGTCAACGTCACGAGTGGCAGATGGCCGGATGGCTCGGCGTTTGGCTACAACATCGTTGCCGATCTGGCGTATTCAACTGACGGGACATCCTATACGACGTTTGCTACTGGAGTTACTGCTAGCGCAAACACGACATATTCGCCACCAACTCTGCCCGCGAACACGACCCACATCCGCTGGTCATTCCGTAATACCAACACTGGAGCCCCATTGAACTTGCCAGCGACGCAGGTTCCTCGTGGCTTTTCCTTTACGACAGCGCCGCAAATTCGACAGACAGTGGCCGGAGCTCCGTTTGGGACGGTCGCTCGTAACTGCTTAATGGCTACGTTTGTGGCTGGTCCCACTCCTGGAACGGCAGGACCCACCTGTGACGATATCAATCTTGAAGAACAGACTCCGGCAATTCGGCTGCTCAAGGACCGATTTGGTACTAGCGGTGGTCAGCAACCAGGCGATGAAATCCAACTGCGACTACGATTTCAGCACATTAGTGGCGATACAACGGGTAATATTGTCACCCCGACCATTGCCGATCTCTTACCTCCAGCATTGGAATTTGTCAGTTGGGATACCTATACAGGGCCGAGTGGGCAATCCCAACCGAATTTACAAGTGTTGCCCAACTTTAATGCGACCGGGCGCACGTTGC
This window harbors:
- a CDS encoding formylglycine-generating enzyme family protein; its protein translation is MELILIPAGEFLMGSVDGYDPEKPVRRVQISQPFYLGKYPVTQAQWQEVMGNHPSRFTGDLNRPVERVSWDDAQEFLRKLSEREKGKPYRLPTEAEWEYAARAGTATAYCFGDDPERLPEYAWYDKNSAGTTHPVGQLTPDAWGLYDVHGNVWEWVQDWFVADYYQLRPNPDRDPRGPDKGDYRLLRGGSWDSEAGPVRVAGRSWVGPGYWSASVGFRCAQ
- a CDS encoding carbon starvation protein A; the protein is MSLVHILLICLAALATAYVVYGKLVVSRFYKLDCDVATPATLYEDGQDFVPTSRFYLLAQHFSAISAAGPIFGPIIAGLMFGWLPALLWIVFGCIFIGAVHDFSTLIGSVRHKGASVAEVVRLHIGNRAFYLFLGYIWLSLVYVLTAFTDVTARAFTSDVPILGVNGEQIGTILGAGTASSSVMYLGLGVLLGALLKLVESRTPQAEGQGNGSGVLQNGLLIIGLILVGVVIWLGQVLPLSLTGFANPTQVWSYLILAYCGIASILPVWLLLQPRGFLGGAFLYTILIGGLIGLILGGVQGTHVLQYPAFLGFTNEKLGPLVPFLFITIACGACSGFHGMVSSGTTSKQLSCECDASLVGYGGMLMEGVVALLALACVMVLIPSGQSGGPDAVFATGIGKFLSSLGIPLSFAVSFGMLAFATFVFDTIDVTTRLGRYLLQELFGWKSLAGKTVATLLTLAVPAILLGLTMIGPDGKPIPAYLSIWPVFGASNQLLAALSLLGLFIWLIRHERQQKAIFLVGIPMAFMMTMTLWSLAIVIQRWLTGIGAATRTVVDPIGIASVCLLVLAVGLITEGVAVLRKPLAVSTEAEPGLVR